Proteins from one Aythya fuligula isolate bAytFul2 chromosome 23, bAytFul2.pri, whole genome shotgun sequence genomic window:
- the TFAP2E gene encoding transcription factor AP-2-epsilon, which produces MLVHSYPGMDRAEGLPGAPAGARLPQLPALNQAPYGSAPPLCHTPAADFQPPYFPPPYPQPPLPYPQGQEPGYPHLADPYAALSPLHQHQQPAWPPQRSRQDDAGLLAQTHRALGLDPRREYPAVPRLLHGLPDGGHGLPDGPLGLHGLGHHGLEDIQAVDDGGMNLLDQSVIKKVPIPSKANGTTIPTLSMNKDGLIGGVTNPNEVFCSVPGRLSLLSSTSKYKVTVGEVQRRLSPPECLNASLLGGVLRRAKSKNGGRCLRERLEKIGLNLPAGRRKAANVTLLTSLVEGEAVHLARDFGYVCETEFPAKAAAEYLCRQHSDPTELHTRKNMLLATKQICKEFADLIAQDRSPLGNSRPSLILEPGVQSCLTHFSLITHGFGGPAICAALTAFQNYLVESLKGLDKMFMNSTGNGHTAGDSKASEKEVKHRK; this is translated from the exons ATGCTGGTGCACAGCTACCCGGGCATG GACCGCGCCGAGGGGCTCCCCGGGGCACCGGCCGGGGCCCGCCTGCCGCAGCTCCCCGCTCTCAACCAAGCTCCCTACGGCTCGGCTCCGCCGCTCTGCCACACGCCCGCCGCCGATTTCCAGCCGCCCTATTTCCCCCCGCCGTACCCGCAGCCTCCGCTGCCCTACCCGCAGGGCCAGGAGCCCGGCTACCCGCACCTCGCCGACCCCTACGCGGCTCTCAGCCCCCTGCACCAGCACCAACAGCCCGCCTGGCCCCCCCAGCGCTCCCGGCAAGACGACGCCGGGCTTTTGGCTCAAACCCACCGGGCTCTGGGGCTCGACCCCCGCCGGGAGTACCCCGCCGTGCCCCGGCTTCTCCACGGCCTCCCCGACGGCGGCCACGGCCTCCCCGACGGCCCGCTGGGCCTCCACGGCCTCGGCCACCACGGCCTCGAGGATATCCAG GCCGTGGACGACGGCGGGATGAACCTGCTCGATCAGTCCGTGATCAAGAAAG TGCCCATCCCCTCGAAGGCGAACGGCACCACCATCCCCACCCTGTCCATGAACAAAGACGGCCTGATCGGAGGGGTGACGAATCCCAACGAGGTCTTCTGCTCGGTGCCTGGCCGCCTCTCCCTGCTCAGCTCCACCTCCAAGTACAAGGTGACGGTCGGGGAGGTGCAGAGACGGCTCTCGCCCCCCGAGTGTCTCAACGCCTCCCTCCTCGGCGGGGTCCTGCGCAG gGCAAAATCAAAAAACGGGGGTCGGTGTTTAAGGGAAAGGCTAGAGAAAATCGGACTAAACCTACCCGCGGGAAGGCGCAAAGCTGCAAACGTCACCCTGCTGACCTCGCTGGTGGAAG GTGAAGCCGTCCACCTGGCCCGGGATTTCGGCTACGTGTGCGAAACGGAGTTCccagccaaagcagcagcagagtacCTGTGCCGACAGCACTCTGACCCCACCGAGCTCCACACCAGGAAAAACATGCTGCTGGCTACCAA GCAAATTTGTAAAGAGTTTGCAGACTTGATAGCCCAGGACCGCTCACCGCTGGGGAACAGCCGCCCCTCCCTCATCCTAGAGCCGGGTGTCCAGAGCTGTTTGACTCATTTCAGCTTGATAACCCACGGCTTTGGGGGTCCGGCCATCTGTGCGGCGCTCACAGCCTTCCAGAACTACCTGGTGGAGTCCCTCAAGGGGCTGGATAAAATGTTCATGAACAGCACGGGGAACGGGCACACGGCTGGAGACTCCAAAGCGTCAGAAAAGGAAGTGAAGCATCGGAAATAA